In a single window of the Heliangelus exortis chromosome 1, bHelExo1.hap1, whole genome shotgun sequence genome:
- the GCC2 gene encoding GRIP and coiled-coil domain-containing protein 2 isoform X2, protein MTEAEVGWGGCNGGDSGCGAAAISLPLQPTGPAMEVQDAGQEMVASSVTPGSGKSKLDMLPKEDLIKFAKKQVMLIQKVKSRCTELEKEIEELRSKAATGGADDIIQALTERLDVVLLEKAESQQQCIALKKENTQRKQEAEDAVAKTEELQKQLEQTSIDCLEEIRALKSELANAQCKHNEELTKLKTELEEQVKKQMELVEQVECHSDSQKEVKRLQDDVQRIKSTYEEQILCLSKQLETVNDDKSKEVANLQETIESNSQSYHNEIKNLNEELKKLKSAHQEEVSELMHRIELSSKENEEKQNQINQLQHSLAEERLIREKKAKDEMCAHSDQREYDLAQLREVLNKNVGNKMDIVGTQEELCVEAKMEEKIRHLEHSLEELQSQHSILKDELTYMSNVKLKLEEEIHRVKDEYFHEREDLDFKINELQLSKEDYCCVIEKLKSELQAARQHCETAIKAHKIETETLKEQHQREISELNETLLSDSEKEKVALVFEIQELREQLETLTQEKEEAVSNYNSLRETMETLQTELGESAGKISQELESMRQQQASDVSELQQKLRAAFNEKDVLLETVNRLQKETEKLSGNQLELEELKCKIVSLQEENSTITSSIDQKETAMKELEDKIIALTDENKDILNQVKCLSEERETLQERCMQEQGKVQELQQEVNVANQDNSDLKKKVEELTERLNEALTRKNENVQTLELLENQIESLVRERENLSSEAYTLREENNKIIQEKDELSQELKKMTAEKDGWLVLKEQFENLEKKLQLMAAEKDHVSALLENEQAHRSLVRTQLCHLVEQMGSSVSGAKEEYDSLNLLQMANECLAKIKEEQCLAVQNKEEVLHLQQEVERLEEENASQYTEHRSLIQHFEKEKDLLREELEKVLAEKEALQRDIQELKNASEKTMTENQDLLANIKEITQKLAYYESQIQDQQKGSEKQGNLNFILEQKETELRNVKDELSSLKISMATLTEKTDQQSSVAELQEKIEMLEKESAEKGEKLNKIKVVAVKAKKELDASRKETQTLREELELVRSEKDQLSASMKDVIQGAESYKNLLMEYDKQGEQLDSEKDRANNLEHQIDELTRQLQASSQQHDQLHSANEDLLARVETLQHNAKLLETQLLELQRAKAKADKELEAEKLLKEQKTKEHSGALREMEELQMQLQKEKKHLQKTMQELELARKDAQKSTLMDMEIADYERLVKELNQKITDKDIKIEDLEQETGIQKQKQETLQEEIKSLQSTMQQDEERNAKIKQLLVKTKKELADSKQAENDHLMLQASLKGELEASQQQVEAYKIQVAVLTSEKHKVQEQLRTSSEQHQRTLSAYQQKIATLQEECRAAQAEQASVTSEFESYKVRVHNVLKQQKNKSAAQTESEGAKQEREQLKTVIDQLKVKLQDAQHNSQLNASELQALQSEHDTLLERHNKMLQETVAKEAELREKLCTIQSENMVMKTEHAQALSQLTAQNEALRNNFRDQVRNLQEEHRKTVETLQQQLSRVESQLFQLKSEPSTKGPAVSNPATKNLRERRTADLPVLDVHTVAREEGEGMETTDTESVSSAGTYVPSLEQLLNSPETEGKLEPSQWQTELTRDELIQKLNTTAKSVDHLNELLRDSEATNAILMEQIKLLKSEIRRLERNQEREKSVANLEYLKNVLLQFIFLKSGSEKERLLPVIDTMLQLSPEEKGKLVAIAQGEEENSSRASGWASYLQSWSGLR, encoded by the exons GTTCAAGATGCTGGACAAGAGATGGTGGCGTCTTCTGTGACACCAGGATCAGGGAAATCAAAG CTGGACATGTTGCCCAAAGAAGATCTCATCAAGTTTGCAAAAAAGCAAGTAATGCTTATACAGAAAGTGAAGTCAAGATGTACAG AACTAGAGAAAGAAATTGAAGAGCTCAGGTCTAAAGCAGCTACTGGAGGAGCTGACGATATTATTCAG GCTCTCACAGAAAGACTGGATGTTGTGCTTCTGGAAAAAGCTGAAAGTCAGCAGCAGTGCATTGCTCTGAAAAAAGAGAACACTcaaagaaagcaagaagcagAG GATGCAGTGGCTAAGACTGAAGAATTGCAGAAGCAACTGGAGCAAACGAGTATTGACTGTCTGGAAGAAATAAGAGCTCTAAAGAGTGAATTAGCAAATGCACAATGCAAACACAATGAGGAATTAACAaagctgaaaacagaattaGAGGAACAAGTGAAGAAACAGATGGAGCTGGTGGAACAGGTTGAATGTCATAGTGATAGtcaaaaagaagtaaaaagattGCAAGATGATGTCCAAAGAATTAAATCTACTTATGAGGAGCAAATTCTCTGTTTGAGCAAGCAGCTGGAAACTGTGAATGATGACAAAAGCAAAGAAGTGGCAAATTTGCAAGAAACTATTGAAAGCAACTCCCAGTCTTAccataatgaaataaaaaatctgaacgaagagcttaaaaaattaaaaagtgccCATCAGGAAGAGGTGTCAGAGCTGATGCATCGGATTGAGCTATCAtctaaagaaaatgaagaaaagcaaaatcagataAATCAGTTACAGCACAGTTTGGCAGAAGAGAGattaataagagaaaaaaaggcaaaggatgAGATGTGTGCTCATTCTGACCAGCGTGAATATGACTTGGCTCAGTTGAGAGAAGTCTTGAATAAAAATGTGGGAAACAAAATGGATATTGTAGGTACACAAGAAGAGCTTTGTGTAGAAgcaaaaatggaagaaaagatcAGGCATCTGGAGCATAGTTTGGAAGAGCTCCAATCCCAACATAGTATATTAAAAGATGAGTTAACTTACATGAGTAATGTTAAACTGAAACTAGAAGAGGAAATCCATCGTGTAAAGGATGAGTATTTTCATGAGCGGGAAGACTTGGATTTTAAGATAAATGAACTGCAGCTTAGTAAAGAAGATTACTGTTGTGTAATTGAAAAACTAAAATCAGAGCTTCAAGCAGCAAGGCAGCACTGTGAAACTGCTATAAAAGCACATAAGATAGAGACTGAAACGCTGAAAGAGCAACATCAGAGAGAAATTTCAGAACTAAATGAAACATTATTATCggattctgaaaaagaaaaggtggcATTAGTTTTTGAAATTCAGGAACTTCGGGAACAACTTGAAACGCTAActcaggagaaagaagaagcagTGTCCAATTACAACAGCCTAAGAGAAACAATGGAAACTCTACAGACTGAGCTAGGGGAATCTGCTGGAAAAATCAGCCAGGAGTTAGAATCAATGAGACAACAGCAAGCTTCTGATGTCAGTGAATTGCAACAGAAACTCCGGGCTGCTTTCAATGAAAAGGATGTTCTTCTTGAAACTGTGAATCGCctccagaaagaaacagaaaagttgtCAGGTAACCAGCTAGAGTTAGAAGAACTTAAATGTAAAATTGTTAGTCTTCAGGAGGAGAATAGCACTATAACAAGCTCCATCGACCAAAAAGAGACTGCTATGAAAGAACTGGAAGACAAGATCATTGCTCTTACTGATGAAAACAAGGATATCTTAAACCAAGTAAAATGTTTGAGTGAGGAGAGAGAGACACTTCAGGAAAGATGCATGCAAGAACAGGGAAAAGTTCAAGAACTTCAGCAAGAAGTAAATGTCGCTAACCAGGACAATAGTGACCTGAAGAAAAAGGTGGAGGAATTAACAGAAAGACTGAATGAAGCTTTAACTaggaagaatgaaaatgttCAAACGCTAGAGCTACTGGAAAACCAGATTGAATCTCTAGTGCGTGAAAGGGAGAACCTTTCCTCTGAAGCATATACTCTTCGtgaagaaaacaataaaataattcaggaaaaaGATGAATTAAGTCAAGAGCTGAAAAAGATGACAGCTGAAAAAGATGGTTGGCTAGTGTTGAAAGAGCAATTCGAAAACTTAGAAAAGAAGCTACAATTGATGGCTGCAGAAAAAGACCATGTATCAGCATTACTTGAAAATGAACAAGCACACAGATCCCTCGTAAGAACTCAGCTGTGCCACTTAGTTGAGCAAATGGGATCCAGTGTTTCAGGTGCTAAGGAAGAATATGATTCTCTGAACTTGTTACAGATGGCAAATGAGTGCttggcaaaaataaaagaagagcaGTGCCTTGCTGTACAGAACAAGGAGGAAGTTCTTCATTTGCAGCAGGAAGTTGAGAGActagaggaagaaaatgcatCTCAATACACAGAACATAGATCCCTGATTCAacactttgaaaaagaaaaggatctCTTAAGAGAAGAACTGGAGAAAGTGTTGGCTGAGAAAGAAGCGCTCCAGCGTGATATCCAGGAGCTGAAGAATGCCAGTGAAAAAACAATGACTGAAAATCAAGATCTTTTAGCCAATATTAAAGAGATCACTCAAAAACTTGCTTATTATGAAAGCCAAATACAGGACCAGCAAAAAGGATCAGAAAAACAAGGCAACTTAAATTTCATTCTGGAACAAAAGGAAACTGAACTTAGAAATGTGAAAGACGAACTGAGTTCTCTAAAG ATTTCAATGGCGACATTGACTGAGAAAACTGATCAACAGTCTTCAGTAGCAGAGCTTCAAGaaaaaattg aaatgctggaaaaagaatctgcagagaaaggagagaagctaaataaaattaaggtggttgctgtgaaagcaaaaaaagaattagaTGCCAGCCGAAAAGAG ACACAGACTCTGAGGGAAGAATTGGAGCTGGTTCGATCAGAAAAAGATCAGTTGTCTGCTTCAATGAAAGATGTCATTCAAGGAGCTGAAAGCTATAAG AATCTCTTGATGGAATATGATAAACAAGGTGAACAACTGGATTCTGAAAAAGACAGAGCAAATAATCTTGAACATCAGATAGATGAGCTCACAAGACAGCTACAGGCATCGTCCCAGCAG CATGATCAGTTACACTCTGCTAATGAAGACCTCCTGGCTCGTGTTGAAACGCTGCAACACAATGCTAAGCTGCTGGAAACACAGCTACTGGAGTTACAAAGAGCCAAGGCAAAGGCTGACAAAGAACTAGAAGCTGAAAAGCTtctaaaagaacagaaaacaaag GAACATAGTGGTGCTCTTCGAGAAATGGAGGAGCTTCAGATGcagcttcagaaggaaaagaaacatctgCAGAAAACAATGCAAGAACTAGAGCTGGCCAGAAAG GATGCTCAAAAAAGTACACTGATGGATATGGAAATAGCTGATTATGAAAGACTAGTAAAAGAACTTAATCAGAAGATTACTGATAAAGACATCAAAATAGAAGATCTTGAGCAAGAGACAGGGattcagaaacagaagcaagagACCCTGCAGGAAGAAATAA AGTCACTTCAGTCAACTATGCAACAGGATGAGGAAAGAAATGCCAAGATTAAACAGCTCCtggtgaaaacaaaaaaagaactggCTGATTCAAAACAAGCT GAAAATGACCATCTAATGTTGCAGGCATCATTGAAAGGGGAACTGGAAGCCAGTCAACAACAAGTGGAAGCTTATAAG ATCCAAGTGGCTGTGCTAACATCAGAAAAGCACAAAGTTCAGGAACAGCTGAGAACTTCTTCAGAGCAACACCAGCGTACCTTGAGTGCTTACCAGCAAAAAATTGCAACCCTGCAGGAAGagtgcagagcagcccag GCTGAGCAAGCATCTGTTACATCTGAATTCGAGAGCTACAAAGTCCGTGTTCATAATGTTCTAAAACAGCAGAAGAATAAATCTGCTGCTCAGACAGAATCTGAAGGAGCCAAGCAAGAAAG AGAACAGTTAAAAACGGTGATAGATCAACTTAAAGTTAAACTGCAAGATGCTCAACATAATTCACAGCTGAATGCCTCTGAACTCCAGGCCTTGCAGTCTGAACACGACACCTTGCTGGAAAGACACAATAAGATGCTGCAAGAGACTGTTGCAAAAGAGGCAGAACTCCGTGAAAA GCTCTGCACAATACAATCTGAGAACATGGTTATGAAAACAGAGCATGCCCAGGCATTGAGTCAGCTGACAGCCCAGAATGAAGCTCTCCGGAACAATTTCAGAGATCAAGTCAGGAACCTGCAAGAAGAGCACAGGAAGACAGTAGAGACACTTCAGCAGCAACTGTCCAGAGTAGAATCTCAGCTCTTCCAACTCAAGAGTGAACCAAGCACCAAAG GTCCAGCTGTTTCAAATCCAGCAACGAAGAACTTAAGAGAACGGCGAACTGCTGACCTTCCTGTTCTTGATGTGCACACAGTAGctagggaagagggagaaggcaTGGAAACAACAGACACAGAGTCTGTCTCTTCAGCTGGCACTTATGTACCATCCTTGGAACAACTTCTGAACTCCCCAGAAACAGAAGGTAAACTTG AACCATCTCAGTGGCAAACAGAACTCACCAGGGATGAACTGATTCAGAAACtaaacacaacagcaaaaagTGTTGATCACTTGAATGAATTACTTCGTGACTCAGAAGCAACCAATGCAATCCTAATGGAACAAATAAAG CTTCTTAAGAGTGAAATAAGAAGACTGGAAAGAAatcaagagagagaaaagtctGTGGCCAATCTAGAATACCTGAAGAATGTCCTATTGCAATTCATATTTCTAAAATCAGGAAGTGAGAAAGAAAGGCTGCTCCCGGTAATAGACACCATGTTGCAGctcagccctgaagagaaggggAAGTTAGTTGCAATTGCCCAAG gTGAGGAAGAGAATTCCTCCCGGGCCTCTGGGTGGGCTTCCTACCTTCAGAGCTGGTCAGGACTGCGATGA
- the GCC2 gene encoding GRIP and coiled-coil domain-containing protein 2 isoform X1: MTEAEVGWGGCNGGDSGCGAAAISLPLQPTGPAMEVQDAGQEMVASSVTPGSGKSKLDMLPKEDLIKFAKKQVMLIQKVKSRCTELEKEIEELRSKAATGGADDIIQALTERLDVVLLEKAESQQQCIALKKENTQRKQEAEDAVAKTEELQKQLEQTSIDCLEEIRALKSELANAQCKHNEELTKLKTELEEQVKKQMELVEQVECHSDSQKEVKRLQDDVQRIKSTYEEQILCLSKQLETVNDDKSKEVANLQETIESNSQSYHNEIKNLNEELKKLKSAHQEEVSELMHRIELSSKENEEKQNQINQLQHSLAEERLIREKKAKDEMCAHSDQREYDLAQLREVLNKNVGNKMDIVGTQEELCVEAKMEEKIRHLEHSLEELQSQHSILKDELTYMSNVKLKLEEEIHRVKDEYFHEREDLDFKINELQLSKEDYCCVIEKLKSELQAARQHCETAIKAHKIETETLKEQHQREISELNETLLSDSEKEKVALVFEIQELREQLETLTQEKEEAVSNYNSLRETMETLQTELGESAGKISQELESMRQQQASDVSELQQKLRAAFNEKDVLLETVNRLQKETEKLSGNQLELEELKCKIVSLQEENSTITSSIDQKETAMKELEDKIIALTDENKDILNQVKCLSEERETLQERCMQEQGKVQELQQEVNVANQDNSDLKKKVEELTERLNEALTRKNENVQTLELLENQIESLVRERENLSSEAYTLREENNKIIQEKDELSQELKKMTAEKDGWLVLKEQFENLEKKLQLMAAEKDHVSALLENEQAHRSLVRTQLCHLVEQMGSSVSGAKEEYDSLNLLQMANECLAKIKEEQCLAVQNKEEVLHLQQEVERLEEENASQYTEHRSLIQHFEKEKDLLREELEKVLAEKEALQRDIQELKNASEKTMTENQDLLANIKEITQKLAYYESQIQDQQKGSEKQGNLNFILEQKETELRNVKDELSSLKISMATLTEKTDQQSSVAELQEKIEMLEKESAEKGEKLNKIKVVAVKAKKELDASRKETQTLREELELVRSEKDQLSASMKDVIQGAESYKNLLMEYDKQGEQLDSEKDRANNLEHQIDELTRQLQASSQQHDQLHSANEDLLARVETLQHNAKLLETQLLELQRAKAKADKELEAEKLLKEQKTKEHSGALREMEELQMQLQKEKKHLQKTMQELELARKDAQKSTLMDMEIADYERLVKELNQKITDKDIKIEDLEQETGIQKQKQETLQEEIKSLQSTMQQDEERNAKIKQLLVKTKKELADSKQAENDHLMLQASLKGELEASQQQVEVFQIQVAVLTSEKHKVQEQLRTSSEQHQRTLSAYQQKIATLQEECRAAQAEQASVTSEFESYKVRVHNVLKQQKNKSAAQTESEGAKQEREQLKTVIDQLKVKLQDAQHNSQLNASELQALQSEHDTLLERHNKMLQETVAKEAELREKLCTIQSENMVMKTEHAQALSQLTAQNEALRNNFRDQVRNLQEEHRKTVETLQQQLSRVESQLFQLKSEPSTKGPAVSNPATKNLRERRTADLPVLDVHTVAREEGEGMETTDTESVSSAGTYVPSLEQLLNSPETEGKLEPSQWQTELTRDELIQKLNTTAKSVDHLNELLRDSEATNAILMEQIKLLKSEIRRLERNQEREKSVANLEYLKNVLLQFIFLKSGSEKERLLPVIDTMLQLSPEEKGKLVAIAQGEEENSSRASGWASYLQSWSGLR; encoded by the exons GTTCAAGATGCTGGACAAGAGATGGTGGCGTCTTCTGTGACACCAGGATCAGGGAAATCAAAG CTGGACATGTTGCCCAAAGAAGATCTCATCAAGTTTGCAAAAAAGCAAGTAATGCTTATACAGAAAGTGAAGTCAAGATGTACAG AACTAGAGAAAGAAATTGAAGAGCTCAGGTCTAAAGCAGCTACTGGAGGAGCTGACGATATTATTCAG GCTCTCACAGAAAGACTGGATGTTGTGCTTCTGGAAAAAGCTGAAAGTCAGCAGCAGTGCATTGCTCTGAAAAAAGAGAACACTcaaagaaagcaagaagcagAG GATGCAGTGGCTAAGACTGAAGAATTGCAGAAGCAACTGGAGCAAACGAGTATTGACTGTCTGGAAGAAATAAGAGCTCTAAAGAGTGAATTAGCAAATGCACAATGCAAACACAATGAGGAATTAACAaagctgaaaacagaattaGAGGAACAAGTGAAGAAACAGATGGAGCTGGTGGAACAGGTTGAATGTCATAGTGATAGtcaaaaagaagtaaaaagattGCAAGATGATGTCCAAAGAATTAAATCTACTTATGAGGAGCAAATTCTCTGTTTGAGCAAGCAGCTGGAAACTGTGAATGATGACAAAAGCAAAGAAGTGGCAAATTTGCAAGAAACTATTGAAAGCAACTCCCAGTCTTAccataatgaaataaaaaatctgaacgaagagcttaaaaaattaaaaagtgccCATCAGGAAGAGGTGTCAGAGCTGATGCATCGGATTGAGCTATCAtctaaagaaaatgaagaaaagcaaaatcagataAATCAGTTACAGCACAGTTTGGCAGAAGAGAGattaataagagaaaaaaaggcaaaggatgAGATGTGTGCTCATTCTGACCAGCGTGAATATGACTTGGCTCAGTTGAGAGAAGTCTTGAATAAAAATGTGGGAAACAAAATGGATATTGTAGGTACACAAGAAGAGCTTTGTGTAGAAgcaaaaatggaagaaaagatcAGGCATCTGGAGCATAGTTTGGAAGAGCTCCAATCCCAACATAGTATATTAAAAGATGAGTTAACTTACATGAGTAATGTTAAACTGAAACTAGAAGAGGAAATCCATCGTGTAAAGGATGAGTATTTTCATGAGCGGGAAGACTTGGATTTTAAGATAAATGAACTGCAGCTTAGTAAAGAAGATTACTGTTGTGTAATTGAAAAACTAAAATCAGAGCTTCAAGCAGCAAGGCAGCACTGTGAAACTGCTATAAAAGCACATAAGATAGAGACTGAAACGCTGAAAGAGCAACATCAGAGAGAAATTTCAGAACTAAATGAAACATTATTATCggattctgaaaaagaaaaggtggcATTAGTTTTTGAAATTCAGGAACTTCGGGAACAACTTGAAACGCTAActcaggagaaagaagaagcagTGTCCAATTACAACAGCCTAAGAGAAACAATGGAAACTCTACAGACTGAGCTAGGGGAATCTGCTGGAAAAATCAGCCAGGAGTTAGAATCAATGAGACAACAGCAAGCTTCTGATGTCAGTGAATTGCAACAGAAACTCCGGGCTGCTTTCAATGAAAAGGATGTTCTTCTTGAAACTGTGAATCGCctccagaaagaaacagaaaagttgtCAGGTAACCAGCTAGAGTTAGAAGAACTTAAATGTAAAATTGTTAGTCTTCAGGAGGAGAATAGCACTATAACAAGCTCCATCGACCAAAAAGAGACTGCTATGAAAGAACTGGAAGACAAGATCATTGCTCTTACTGATGAAAACAAGGATATCTTAAACCAAGTAAAATGTTTGAGTGAGGAGAGAGAGACACTTCAGGAAAGATGCATGCAAGAACAGGGAAAAGTTCAAGAACTTCAGCAAGAAGTAAATGTCGCTAACCAGGACAATAGTGACCTGAAGAAAAAGGTGGAGGAATTAACAGAAAGACTGAATGAAGCTTTAACTaggaagaatgaaaatgttCAAACGCTAGAGCTACTGGAAAACCAGATTGAATCTCTAGTGCGTGAAAGGGAGAACCTTTCCTCTGAAGCATATACTCTTCGtgaagaaaacaataaaataattcaggaaaaaGATGAATTAAGTCAAGAGCTGAAAAAGATGACAGCTGAAAAAGATGGTTGGCTAGTGTTGAAAGAGCAATTCGAAAACTTAGAAAAGAAGCTACAATTGATGGCTGCAGAAAAAGACCATGTATCAGCATTACTTGAAAATGAACAAGCACACAGATCCCTCGTAAGAACTCAGCTGTGCCACTTAGTTGAGCAAATGGGATCCAGTGTTTCAGGTGCTAAGGAAGAATATGATTCTCTGAACTTGTTACAGATGGCAAATGAGTGCttggcaaaaataaaagaagagcaGTGCCTTGCTGTACAGAACAAGGAGGAAGTTCTTCATTTGCAGCAGGAAGTTGAGAGActagaggaagaaaatgcatCTCAATACACAGAACATAGATCCCTGATTCAacactttgaaaaagaaaaggatctCTTAAGAGAAGAACTGGAGAAAGTGTTGGCTGAGAAAGAAGCGCTCCAGCGTGATATCCAGGAGCTGAAGAATGCCAGTGAAAAAACAATGACTGAAAATCAAGATCTTTTAGCCAATATTAAAGAGATCACTCAAAAACTTGCTTATTATGAAAGCCAAATACAGGACCAGCAAAAAGGATCAGAAAAACAAGGCAACTTAAATTTCATTCTGGAACAAAAGGAAACTGAACTTAGAAATGTGAAAGACGAACTGAGTTCTCTAAAG ATTTCAATGGCGACATTGACTGAGAAAACTGATCAACAGTCTTCAGTAGCAGAGCTTCAAGaaaaaattg aaatgctggaaaaagaatctgcagagaaaggagagaagctaaataaaattaaggtggttgctgtgaaagcaaaaaaagaattagaTGCCAGCCGAAAAGAG ACACAGACTCTGAGGGAAGAATTGGAGCTGGTTCGATCAGAAAAAGATCAGTTGTCTGCTTCAATGAAAGATGTCATTCAAGGAGCTGAAAGCTATAAG AATCTCTTGATGGAATATGATAAACAAGGTGAACAACTGGATTCTGAAAAAGACAGAGCAAATAATCTTGAACATCAGATAGATGAGCTCACAAGACAGCTACAGGCATCGTCCCAGCAG CATGATCAGTTACACTCTGCTAATGAAGACCTCCTGGCTCGTGTTGAAACGCTGCAACACAATGCTAAGCTGCTGGAAACACAGCTACTGGAGTTACAAAGAGCCAAGGCAAAGGCTGACAAAGAACTAGAAGCTGAAAAGCTtctaaaagaacagaaaacaaag GAACATAGTGGTGCTCTTCGAGAAATGGAGGAGCTTCAGATGcagcttcagaaggaaaagaaacatctgCAGAAAACAATGCAAGAACTAGAGCTGGCCAGAAAG GATGCTCAAAAAAGTACACTGATGGATATGGAAATAGCTGATTATGAAAGACTAGTAAAAGAACTTAATCAGAAGATTACTGATAAAGACATCAAAATAGAAGATCTTGAGCAAGAGACAGGGattcagaaacagaagcaagagACCCTGCAGGAAGAAATAA AGTCACTTCAGTCAACTATGCAACAGGATGAGGAAAGAAATGCCAAGATTAAACAGCTCCtggtgaaaacaaaaaaagaactggCTGATTCAAAACAAGCT GAAAATGACCATCTAATGTTGCAGGCATCATTGAAAGGGGAACTGGAAGCCAGTCAACAACAAGTGGAAG TTTTTCAGATCCAAGTGGCTGTGCTAACATCAGAAAAGCACAAAGTTCAGGAACAGCTGAGAACTTCTTCAGAGCAACACCAGCGTACCTTGAGTGCTTACCAGCAAAAAATTGCAACCCTGCAGGAAGagtgcagagcagcccag GCTGAGCAAGCATCTGTTACATCTGAATTCGAGAGCTACAAAGTCCGTGTTCATAATGTTCTAAAACAGCAGAAGAATAAATCTGCTGCTCAGACAGAATCTGAAGGAGCCAAGCAAGAAAG AGAACAGTTAAAAACGGTGATAGATCAACTTAAAGTTAAACTGCAAGATGCTCAACATAATTCACAGCTGAATGCCTCTGAACTCCAGGCCTTGCAGTCTGAACACGACACCTTGCTGGAAAGACACAATAAGATGCTGCAAGAGACTGTTGCAAAAGAGGCAGAACTCCGTGAAAA GCTCTGCACAATACAATCTGAGAACATGGTTATGAAAACAGAGCATGCCCAGGCATTGAGTCAGCTGACAGCCCAGAATGAAGCTCTCCGGAACAATTTCAGAGATCAAGTCAGGAACCTGCAAGAAGAGCACAGGAAGACAGTAGAGACACTTCAGCAGCAACTGTCCAGAGTAGAATCTCAGCTCTTCCAACTCAAGAGTGAACCAAGCACCAAAG GTCCAGCTGTTTCAAATCCAGCAACGAAGAACTTAAGAGAACGGCGAACTGCTGACCTTCCTGTTCTTGATGTGCACACAGTAGctagggaagagggagaaggcaTGGAAACAACAGACACAGAGTCTGTCTCTTCAGCTGGCACTTATGTACCATCCTTGGAACAACTTCTGAACTCCCCAGAAACAGAAGGTAAACTTG AACCATCTCAGTGGCAAACAGAACTCACCAGGGATGAACTGATTCAGAAACtaaacacaacagcaaaaagTGTTGATCACTTGAATGAATTACTTCGTGACTCAGAAGCAACCAATGCAATCCTAATGGAACAAATAAAG CTTCTTAAGAGTGAAATAAGAAGACTGGAAAGAAatcaagagagagaaaagtctGTGGCCAATCTAGAATACCTGAAGAATGTCCTATTGCAATTCATATTTCTAAAATCAGGAAGTGAGAAAGAAAGGCTGCTCCCGGTAATAGACACCATGTTGCAGctcagccctgaagagaaggggAAGTTAGTTGCAATTGCCCAAG gTGAGGAAGAGAATTCCTCCCGGGCCTCTGGGTGGGCTTCCTACCTTCAGAGCTGGTCAGGACTGCGATGA